AATAGTTCCTTTTTAGAGCTTTATGTGTTGTTTCAAATTTGATTTTCTTTAGCCTTATGTCTATTTAATAGTCTAGAACCAAGTTGCCTAATTGACCTAATTTTCCTACTTTTATTTCAGCTACTCTTTAATAATCTCGCTTATTAAAGATATGCTCGTTTGAACCAAATAAACTTTTATGCTAATAACACAATTAAACCCTGAACATCAAGTTTTCAGGGAAAGTCTTCGTTCATTTATTCAAAAAGAAATCCTTCCTAATGTTGATACTTGGGAGGAAAATGGTGAAATTGATAAGTCAATCTGGAAGAAAATGGGTGATATGGGCTATTTAGGTCTTATATTCCCTGAAGAATACGGAGGCTTAAATTTAGAATTTGATTATTCCAAAATATTCTGCGAAGAATTGTCGCAATGTTTTTCTGGCGGATTCACGATTTCTGCTTTGGTGATTGAATATATGTCGGCAACCTATCTATGGAAATATGGTTCAGAATTTTTAAAAGAAAAATATCTTACTCAAGTGATTGCTGGTGAAATGGTGAGTGCCGTAGCAATTACTGAGCCCGGTGCAGGCTCCGATGTTCAAAATATCAAAACTACCGCAGTAGATGAAGGAGATCATTTTGTAGTGAACGGTTCAAAAACCTTTATTACCAATGGTTATTATGGTGATTTTTTTTATCACTGCAGTAAAAACAGATCCCAAAGCTGGAAAAAAAGGTGTCAGTTTATTGCTAATTGACCGAAATGCTGCAGGTGTGACCGCCAATAAGATAAAAAAGATGGGTTGGTTAGCTTCAGATACTGCTGAATTGGGTTTTGATAACGTCATTGTTCCTAAAGAGAATTTAGTTGGTGAATTGGATGAAGGGTTTAAATATTTGATGGGTGGATTGCAGCTCGAAAGATTGACGGCAGCTATTCACAGCTTAGCTACTGCTGAATCAGCCGTTAATTATACCTTGGAATACATCAAGGAAAGATCAGCTTTTAACAAACAATTGAAGGATTTTCAAGTTATTCGTCATAGGGTGTCTCAGATGATGGCAGATATATTGGTGCAAAAAGCATTTGTGCAATATTGTTGTGATTTGCAGAATCAAGGTGTTTATGCAGTAAAAGAATGTTCTATTGCCAAATTGCAATGTAGTGAGCTCGCTGTCAAAGTAATCGGGAATGCTTGCAGCTGTTTGGTGGTTATGGTTTTACTGAGGATTATAAAATATCAAGGCTTTACAGAGATGCAAAAGTCGGAACAATTATAGGAGGAACTTCAGAAATAATGCTAGAGATTTTATCAAAAATATTCATTGATGAAATTGACTATGCATCACGATAGATAACAGTCTAAATTAATTGATAATGAGCAAAATTAAAGAAAGAATTAAAGAGCAAATCAGCGTGAGTAAGAATGCTGACGGAGTTTATCAATTAAGATGGATCAACGTGCGCACAAGTCCGCACGACCTTTCTATAGACGAATTTAAGTTTTGTACAGAGCTTTTATTGTCCGTTTTAAAGAAAGAAGATTGTACTAGTTTACAATTAATCTTAGAGGGTAAGTTCGAAAATGCAGATTATGCTGAATTGATTGACCAGTCCAAAAATGATAGTTTTATAAAGAAACTCGACATTATTGATGGTTTGATCTTAGAATTATCGGAAATAGAAAAGCCAACAGTCGTTCTGTTCGATAAAAGGTGTACAGGTCTTGCTGCTGCTTTTCTTCTCTTGTTTGATAGGAGAATTGCGATTGGACCAAAAGCAAAATTGGGATTCCCAGAAGGTTCCCTTGGCATGTTGACAGGGAATGGTAGTTTTACCAAACTTATCAGTATCCTCAAACCTGAATATTGTTATGATCTATTGACTTCGGGCAAATTGATAAAACCAGAGGAAGCCGAAAAGGTCGGTCTAATTAATGGACGGATTTCCTCGTGGGATCAGGTTCAAAATTGGTTGGCAGAAAATTCAGAGGTTAATCAACAAGACAAATTCAAGTGGAAAATAGACAATGCTGTATTGCAGGAAGGTACGGATATCTTAAATTCTAAGTCTTTAAAGCCTTCATTAATGACTGAAGTTCTACTTGGTTTATTAAACGCATCTGCTGGATTGAATTTCAAGGAATTGTTGGAGCGTGAGCATCTGGCATATTATGGCATATTAACGGCTAAAGAAACCACGGCTAGAGTACGAACATTTCATTATGCAATTCAAGAAGCTATTGATAGCACTGAGGATTTGGAAGAAGAAGATTCTATTTCAAAGGTTGGTGTTATTGGTGCTGGCATGATGGGCTCGGGCATCGCTTATGAAGTTGCCAAAGCTGGAATCGATGTCGTTTTGAAAGATGTAGATCTTCAAAGTGCTGAGAAAGGAAGAGCATATTCAGAG
The Sphingobacterium daejeonense genome window above contains:
- a CDS encoding 3-hydroxyacyl-CoA dehydrogenase NAD-binding domain-containing protein yields the protein MSKIKERIKEQISVSKNADGVYQLRWINVRTSPHDLSIDEFKFCTELLLSVLKKEDCTSLQLILEGKFENADYAELIDQSKNDSFIKKLDIIDGLILELSEIEKPTVVLFDKRCTGLAAAFLLLFDRRIAIGPKAKLGFPEGSLGMLTGNGSFTKLISILKPEYCYDLLTSGKLIKPEEAEKVGLINGRISSWDQVQNWLAENSEVNQQDKFKWKIDNAVLQEGTDILNSKSLKPSLMTEVLLGLLNASAGLNFKELLEREHLAYYGILTAKETTARVRTFHYAIQEAIDSTEDLEEEDSISKVGVIGAGMMGSGIAYEVAKAGIDVVLKDVDLQSAEKGRAYSEKVCNKLIELAKMKEEDKPKIMERILATEELEDLDGCEIIVEAVFEDKRLKADVIKESKGYLQLSGIYASNTTSLPIGKLAKNFDDPSRFIGLHFFSPVDRMALVEVICGKETSDITLEKALHFVGKLNKIPIVVNDGNAFFTSRIFFYYLLEGITMLLEGIPMERIEVGAKNAGFAVGPLAVLDEISLPLMVHVYEQLPEMSYSQKRVYNYLQRMIKKGRTGRKSSRGFYDYPDDKPKKYYKDRELTKLDTQISDKDIQDRLLGVYGP
- a CDS encoding acyl-CoA dehydrogenase family protein — protein: MLITQLNPEHQVFRESLRSFIQKEILPNVDTWEENGEIDKSIWKKMGDMGYLGLIFPEEYGGLNLEFDYSKIFCEELSQCFSGGFTISALVIEYMSATYLWKYGSEFLKEKYLTQVIAGEMVSAVAITEPGAGSDVQNIKTTAVDEGDHFVVNGSKTFITNGYYGDFFYHCSKNRSQSWKKRCQFIAN